The following are encoded in a window of Salinibacter ruber DSM 13855 genomic DNA:
- a CDS encoding DUF971 domain-containing protein encodes MDIPPPERVSLDVKMQRLNIEWADGHASVFPLDGLREACPCAECEGKKVERIPKPGVLHIFRQKNRWKNVRIEKAGSVGLRITWDDGHRGGIYRWDRLRELQPAE; translated from the coding sequence GTGGACATCCCGCCGCCCGAACGCGTCTCGCTCGACGTCAAGATGCAGCGGCTCAACATTGAGTGGGCCGACGGGCACGCGTCCGTCTTTCCGCTCGACGGGCTGCGGGAGGCGTGTCCGTGTGCGGAATGTGAGGGGAAGAAGGTCGAGCGCATCCCCAAGCCGGGCGTTCTCCACATCTTCCGCCAGAAGAACCGCTGGAAAAACGTCCGGATCGAGAAGGCGGGCAGCGTGGGGCTGCGCATCACCTGGGACGACGGCCACCGCGGCGGCATCTACCGGTGGGACCGGCTCCGTGAACTGCAGCCAGCGGAGTGA